A genomic segment from uncultured Desulfuromonas sp. encodes:
- a CDS encoding putative 2-dehydropantoate 2-reductase — protein sequence MTIAMIGSGALGLYYGARLQQSGEEVHFLLRRDYDAISKRGLTVHSCEGDFHLSQVKGYRSVQEMPKVDLVIVGLKTFANQALKELITPLLDTHTAILTLQNGLGNEELLAELFGAQRVLGGVAFICSNRGESGEVHHLSQGAIRLGEFSSGLTDRSEKIAAMFNRAKVPCQAVEDLKKIRWEKLVWNIPFNGLCALTDKTTDQLLAHPPTRTLIRELMDEVACGANVQELTSPIDGKTFGARMIEITEGMGGYHPSMMIDRQQGRPLELDAIYAIPLRQAAERGVELPRIAMLYSLLDVTES from the coding sequence ATGACCATTGCCATGATTGGATCTGGAGCCTTAGGACTGTACTACGGCGCCCGCTTGCAACAGTCCGGCGAAGAGGTTCACTTCCTGCTGCGCCGTGACTATGACGCCATCAGCAAAAGAGGGCTGACCGTCCATTCCTGTGAAGGGGATTTTCACCTGTCGCAGGTCAAAGGTTATCGAAGCGTCCAAGAGATGCCGAAAGTAGACCTGGTGATCGTCGGTCTGAAAACATTTGCCAATCAGGCCCTCAAAGAACTGATCACTCCACTTCTGGATACTCATACGGCGATTCTGACCTTACAGAATGGCTTAGGAAACGAAGAGCTCCTCGCGGAGCTATTTGGTGCACAACGCGTCCTTGGCGGCGTCGCATTCATCTGCTCCAATCGTGGTGAGTCCGGGGAAGTTCATCACCTGTCACAGGGCGCGATCCGCCTGGGAGAATTCAGCTCAGGCTTAACCGACCGATCAGAAAAAATTGCCGCCATGTTCAATCGTGCCAAAGTCCCATGCCAGGCGGTGGAAGACTTAAAAAAAATTCGCTGGGAAAAGCTGGTATGGAACATCCCATTCAACGGCCTGTGTGCCTTAACCGACAAAACTACTGACCAGCTCTTGGCTCATCCGCCAACACGAACCCTGATCCGTGAGTTAATGGATGAAGTGGCCTGCGGGGCCAACGTACAGGAGTTGACCAGTCCGATTGACGGAAAGACATTTGGCGCTCGAATGATTGAAATTACCGAAGGGATGGGAGGCTATCACCCAAGTATGATGATTGACCGCCAACAGGGTCGTCCCCTTGAACTGGACGCAATCTACGCAATACCACTCAGACAGGCTGCCGAAAGAGGTGTGGAATTACCACGCATTGCCATGTTGTACAGCTTGCTTGATGTCACTGAGAGCTGA
- a CDS encoding thiamine biosynthesis protein — MTKALGIFSGGLDSILAALLLRRQGIEVHCICFVTPFFDDAKAQRMAERYHLPLQVMDISEEHLKMLKNPRYGYGKNMNPCIDCHAQMFEIAGRVMEEQGYDFLFSGEVLGQRPKSQIHTALMAVNKASGWSGRILRPLSAKLLPITPMEEQGLVDREQLEDIQGRSRKRQESLAQELGVDDYPSSGGGCLLTENSFSGRLRDLFEHQPDCTSRDVELLKLGRPFRLSQGAKLTLGRNQSNNEGLKTVVGDSGCLLRNLNFSGPLGVVSGQPDEEAYRAAAAIVASYGKGRNEDRVEVLIVENGHERVVEVAPMPREQVEQYQI, encoded by the coding sequence ATGACGAAAGCTCTGGGTATTTTTTCCGGCGGTCTGGACAGTATTCTTGCCGCTCTGTTGTTGCGCAGGCAGGGGATTGAGGTTCACTGCATCTGTTTTGTTACCCCGTTTTTTGATGACGCCAAAGCACAGCGAATGGCCGAGCGCTATCATTTGCCGTTGCAGGTTATGGATATCAGTGAAGAGCATCTGAAAATGCTCAAAAATCCCCGTTATGGCTATGGCAAGAACATGAATCCGTGTATCGACTGCCATGCCCAGATGTTTGAAATTGCCGGTCGGGTGATGGAAGAGCAGGGCTACGATTTCCTTTTCTCCGGGGAGGTCCTCGGTCAGCGTCCGAAAAGTCAGATTCACACAGCTCTTATGGCGGTTAACAAGGCGTCGGGGTGGAGTGGTCGGATTCTTCGTCCGCTGAGTGCCAAATTGTTGCCGATAACTCCCATGGAGGAACAGGGTCTGGTTGATCGTGAGCAGTTGGAAGATATTCAGGGACGTTCGCGTAAGCGCCAGGAGTCTTTAGCGCAAGAGCTGGGCGTGGATGATTATCCGTCCTCCGGTGGCGGTTGTCTTTTGACCGAAAATTCGTTTTCCGGCAGACTGCGTGATTTGTTCGAACATCAGCCGGACTGCACCAGTCGCGATGTTGAACTCCTCAAGCTAGGGCGTCCCTTCCGCCTGTCTCAAGGTGCCAAGCTGACGTTGGGGCGCAATCAATCCAACAATGAAGGTCTCAAGACTGTCGTTGGAGACTCCGGCTGTTTATTGCGTAATCTGAACTTTTCCGGTCCTCTTGGTGTGGTCAGTGGGCAACCCGACGAAGAGGCGTACCGGGCCGCTGCTGCCATTGTTGCCAGTTATGGGAAGGGGCGTAATGAAGATCGGGTCGAAGTCTTGATTGTTGAAAATGGTCACGAGCGTGTCGTGGAGGTGGCGCCGATGCCGCGCGAGCAGGTGGAACAGTATCAAATCTAA
- a CDS encoding c(7)-type cytochrome triheme domain-containing protein, translated as MKKTMLLLAVGVLALSLSTTVLAVPKGKSLTFSGSNMGAVTFDGTLHNDAAEKGCRDCHNPDVFPKMKQGTVQITMAKIYAGEQCGICHNGTRAFAAKGNCGKCHKR; from the coding sequence ATGAAGAAAACGATGCTGTTGCTGGCCGTGGGTGTGTTGGCCTTGAGTCTTTCAACAACGGTCTTGGCCGTTCCTAAGGGTAAAAGCCTCACTTTTTCCGGGTCCAATATGGGAGCCGTGACATTTGATGGAACATTGCACAATGATGCCGCTGAAAAAGGCTGCCGTGATTGCCATAACCCTGATGTCTTTCCGAAGATGAAGCAGGGGACGGTTCAAATCACCATGGCGAAGATTTATGCGGGTGAGCAATGTGGTATCTGCCACAATGGGACACGTGCTTTTGCAGCTAAAGGGAATTGTGGTAAGTGCCATAAACGTTGA
- a CDS encoding (Fe-S)-binding protein, with protein sequence MSEQKKHKTLEDFRTEIDRCVKCGACQAQCAVYKTLKRESTVARGKVAIAEALLDKDLPLNERFVLDMSQCLLCGSCYDKCPNLVPTDEIVMAARREIAERKGLSTFGKALTGVIKRPKLMDVLAKSGQRFGSLLFKKVPEHSGLRLRFPAPFIAQDRAIPEIAKKPFRERYPHKIAGDADKPLVAFFTGCMINYTYPEVGEALVKIMRFMGFPLVVPEGQGCCGLPAHAAGDAATVDQLADSNVAAFSREEAVVVTACASCNAGIGKHYRDMGGDYASLGEKVVDVLKFLVDNGLVEKLKTLDAPQETIRVTYHDPCHLRTQGITAQPRALLRALPGVEFVEMEGADLCCGLGGTFSVYHYDTSLKIGARKADGIAASGADMVASACPGCMMQLQDSIAHAGLSQHVCHVLELIAERLPDVTELK encoded by the coding sequence ATGAGCGAACAGAAAAAACATAAAACTCTCGAAGATTTCCGTACGGAGATTGATCGCTGCGTCAAGTGCGGAGCTTGCCAGGCCCAATGTGCCGTGTATAAGACGTTGAAGCGCGAGTCGACCGTAGCGCGGGGCAAGGTGGCCATTGCCGAAGCCCTGCTCGACAAAGATCTGCCGCTCAATGAGCGCTTTGTCCTCGACATGTCCCAATGCCTGCTGTGCGGCTCCTGCTACGACAAGTGCCCCAATCTGGTGCCGACCGATGAGATCGTCATGGCGGCGCGGCGTGAAATTGCCGAGCGCAAGGGATTGTCGACCTTTGGTAAGGCACTGACTGGGGTGATCAAACGGCCGAAGCTGATGGATGTGCTGGCCAAAAGTGGCCAGCGCTTCGGTTCACTGTTGTTCAAAAAAGTGCCCGAGCATAGCGGGTTGAGGCTGCGTTTTCCGGCACCGTTTATTGCCCAGGATCGCGCCATCCCCGAAATTGCCAAGAAGCCGTTTCGCGAGCGTTATCCCCACAAAATTGCCGGAGATGCCGACAAGCCGTTGGTGGCTTTTTTCACCGGTTGTATGATTAATTACACCTATCCTGAGGTGGGTGAGGCGCTGGTTAAGATCATGCGTTTCATGGGCTTTCCGCTAGTGGTTCCTGAAGGGCAGGGCTGCTGTGGTCTTCCGGCGCATGCTGCGGGTGATGCCGCGACTGTTGATCAGTTGGCTGACAGCAATGTGGCTGCGTTCTCCCGTGAAGAGGCCGTCGTGGTTACGGCCTGCGCCTCCTGCAATGCCGGAATCGGTAAGCATTACCGTGATATGGGCGGTGACTATGCATCACTCGGGGAAAAAGTGGTTGATGTGCTCAAGTTTCTGGTGGACAATGGCTTGGTTGAGAAGCTGAAAACGTTGGATGCGCCGCAGGAAACGATACGGGTTACGTATCATGATCCCTGCCATTTGCGCACTCAGGGGATTACGGCCCAGCCACGTGCTCTGTTGCGGGCATTACCCGGTGTCGAGTTTGTCGAGATGGAGGGTGCGGATCTCTGCTGCGGTCTGGGCGGCACTTTTTCAGTTTATCATTACGATACCAGTCTCAAAATTGGTGCACGTAAAGCAGATGGCATTGCGGCCAGTGGTGCTGATATGGTCGCTTCTGCTTGCCCGGGTTGCATGATGCAGTTGCAGGATTCCATCGCACACGCGGGTCTATCACAGCATGTTTGCCATGTTCTGGAGCTGATCGCAGAGCGACTGCCGGATGTGACGGAACTAAAATAA